Proteins encoded together in one Candidatus Rokuibacteriota bacterium window:
- a CDS encoding ABC transporter substrate-binding protein, with product MTNTQRGVPIFLLLVLLLAAGLLMGLVGPAGAKEITIVAPSGVSVTPFYYVVDHKLFEKAGLTVKPIIVTVGKEVIRIFTAGDADIAFTGPGPMGVTIGRGVPAKVLAFFAYGSVAVVTFDPAIKEVKDLKGKRVAISGPGSASEVIGRIVLYELGLDPHKDAQVRPMTGPEMLKAGKLGEVDAAITWPPNAQAMVIENPKARILVDVNAEWRRIFNTPVPAVWHGLLVKEKFLQEQAEAVKKIQQVLAEAVRKVQHDEEEQVRLLVKYERMREEWARPAVKSGMVVFNPNPTVLTHAERESMMKIMDYMHRFGYIKEKLTPERLFFEWK from the coding sequence ATGACGAACACACAGCGAGGCGTACCTATCTTCCTCCTTCTTGTTCTTCTCTTGGCCGCGGGTCTTCTGATGGGGCTGGTGGGTCCCGCAGGGGCGAAGGAGATCACCATCGTGGCGCCATCCGGCGTCAGCGTGACGCCGTTCTACTACGTGGTGGATCACAAGCTATTCGAGAAGGCCGGACTCACGGTCAAGCCCATCATCGTCACCGTGGGCAAAGAGGTCATCCGGATCTTCACCGCGGGCGACGCCGACATCGCCTTCACGGGCCCGGGGCCGATGGGCGTCACGATCGGCCGCGGCGTGCCCGCCAAGGTGCTCGCCTTCTTCGCCTACGGGAGCGTGGCGGTGGTGACGTTTGATCCGGCGATAAAGGAGGTGAAGGACCTCAAGGGCAAACGGGTCGCCATCTCGGGCCCGGGGAGTGCCAGCGAAGTCATCGGGCGCATCGTCCTCTACGAGCTCGGCCTCGATCCCCACAAGGATGCCCAGGTGCGGCCCATGACGGGGCCGGAGATGCTGAAGGCAGGCAAGCTGGGTGAGGTGGACGCCGCGATCACGTGGCCTCCAAACGCCCAGGCTATGGTCATCGAGAACCCGAAGGCCCGGATCCTGGTCGACGTGAACGCGGAATGGCGGCGGATCTTCAACACGCCCGTTCCCGCGGTCTGGCACGGGTTGCTCGTGAAGGAAAAGTTCCTCCAGGAGCAAGCCGAAGCGGTGAAGAAAATCCAGCAGGTTCTGGCCGAGGCGGTCCGCAAGGTCCAGCACGACGAGGAGGAGCAGGTGCGCCTGCTGGTGAAGTACGAGCGGATGCGGGAGGAATGGGCGCGCCCGGCGGTGAAAAGCGGGATGGTCGTCTTCAACCCGAACCCGACGGTCCTGACTCATGCGGAACGAGAGAGCATGATGAAGATCATGGATTACATGCACCGCTTCGGGTACATAAAGGAGAAGTTGACGCCCGAGCGGCTTTTCTTCGAGTGGAAGTAG
- a CDS encoding ABC transporter permease encodes MKVDAAVERRLATVRTTPAGRLRGLRKFLPILGILVIWHILSRGVPDYILPSPFLVAQTFYRSVVSGEILIHLVMSMLRVFVGFGLAAIVGLAVGFFMAFSHFFRSQVDYLIRMVQPIPGIAWLGVVIIWFGLGETAIITVIIITVLPVIVLTTYEGFRSVDPELMKAARTLGARRQWHLFRYVTFPGALPHVMNGLHMGFGYGWRVLAAAEMIGATQGLGYWLNYNAIALRTEDVFVVLVFFAAAMIAFEEGVYRRVERRVLGGWLE; translated from the coding sequence GTGAAAGTCGACGCGGCAGTCGAGCGGCGGCTGGCGACCGTTCGCACTACGCCCGCGGGGCGGCTCCGCGGTCTGCGTAAGTTTCTTCCGATTCTCGGGATCCTGGTCATCTGGCACATCCTGAGCCGGGGAGTTCCCGATTACATCCTGCCCTCCCCCTTCCTCGTCGCGCAGACCTTCTATCGGAGCGTCGTGAGCGGCGAGATCCTGATTCACCTGGTCATGAGCATGCTCCGGGTCTTCGTCGGCTTCGGTCTCGCCGCCATCGTCGGGCTCGCCGTCGGCTTTTTCATGGCGTTCTCACACTTCTTCCGAAGCCAGGTCGATTACCTGATCCGGATGGTCCAGCCGATCCCCGGCATCGCGTGGCTCGGCGTCGTGATCATCTGGTTCGGCCTGGGCGAGACCGCGATCATCACCGTGATCATCATCACGGTCCTCCCCGTCATCGTCCTGACGACGTACGAGGGGTTTCGGAGCGTGGATCCCGAGCTCATGAAGGCGGCGCGGACGCTGGGCGCCAGGAGGCAGTGGCACCTCTTCCGCTACGTCACGTTCCCGGGCGCGCTGCCGCACGTCATGAACGGGCTCCACATGGGCTTCGGCTACGGCTGGCGCGTCCTGGCCGCCGCCGAGATGATCGGCGCCACCCAGGGGCTCGGCTACTGGCTCAACTACAACGCGATCGCCCTCCGGACGGAGGACGTCTTCGTCGTGCTGGTGTTCTTCGCCGCGGCCATGATCGCGTTCGAGGAAGGCGTGTACCGGCGCGTGGAGCGCAGGGTGCTCGGGGGCTGGCTCGAGTGA
- a CDS encoding ABC transporter ATP-binding protein, producing MRSVFTIRKLDKTFVRERNGRLHETEALREVALEIAEGEFVCLLGPSGCGKTTLLQIMAGLEFPTGGTIEYRGQPILGPDTSRGFIFQRFNLFPWLTALENVKFGLRLKGLPQMEQNRTALEKLRMVRLVAFKDHYPRELSGGMQQRVSLARTLAIEPDVYLMDEPFGSLDAQTRRQMQQELIALWQETELRTKTIVFVTHDITEAVLLGDRIVLLTARPGTVKEIVRVDVPRPRDPFDPQLVALARTIVTNIQEEIDKALREELEARTD from the coding sequence ATGCGGTCGGTCTTCACCATCCGCAAGCTCGACAAGACGTTCGTCCGGGAGCGGAACGGCCGCCTCCACGAGACCGAGGCCCTGCGCGAGGTCGCGCTCGAGATCGCGGAGGGCGAGTTCGTCTGCCTGCTCGGCCCGTCCGGCTGCGGGAAGACCACGCTCCTGCAGATCATGGCGGGGCTCGAGTTTCCGACTGGCGGTACGATCGAGTATCGCGGCCAGCCGATCCTCGGCCCCGACACGAGCCGCGGCTTCATCTTCCAGCGCTTCAACCTCTTCCCGTGGCTGACCGCGCTCGAGAACGTGAAGTTCGGCCTGCGCCTCAAGGGGCTCCCGCAGATGGAGCAGAACCGGACCGCGCTGGAGAAGCTGCGGATGGTACGGCTCGTCGCCTTCAAGGATCATTACCCCCGCGAGCTGTCAGGCGGCATGCAGCAGCGGGTGTCGCTCGCGCGCACCCTCGCCATCGAGCCCGACGTGTACCTGATGGACGAGCCGTTCGGCTCCCTCGACGCGCAGACCCGCCGGCAGATGCAGCAAGAGCTGATCGCGCTGTGGCAGGAGACGGAGCTCAGGACGAAGACGATTGTGTTCGTCACCCACGACATCACCGAGGCGGTGCTGCTCGGCGACCGCATTGTCCTGCTGACGGCGCGGCCGGGCACGGTGAAGGAGATCGTGCGCGTGGACGTCCCGCGGCCCCGCGACCCGTTCGACCCGCAGCTCGTCGCGCTGGCGCGCACCATCGTGACCAACATCCAAGAGGAGATCGACAAGGCGCTCCGGGAGGAGCTGGAAGCGCGCACCGACTGA
- a CDS encoding phosphosulfolactate synthase, which produces MSRAFASIPIPDRPPKPRARSLTVMIDWGLELRAVEDLMEEAHEFTDLAKVAVGISGLVSHDFLTRKVAAYQAYAVDPFPGGMFLEYAFHHRKATEYLAECVNPR; this is translated from the coding sequence ATGAGCCGGGCCTTCGCATCGATCCCGATTCCGGACCGCCCGCCGAAGCCGCGCGCGAGATCCCTCACGGTGATGATCGACTGGGGGCTGGAGCTGCGGGCGGTGGAGGACCTCATGGAGGAGGCGCACGAGTTCACCGATCTGGCCAAGGTCGCAGTCGGCATCTCCGGTCTCGTGAGCCACGACTTCCTGACCAGGAAGGTCGCCGCGTACCAGGCCTACGCGGTCGACCCGTTTCCGGGCGGAATGTTCCTCGAATACGCCTTCCACCACCGGAAGGCGACGGAATACCTGGCCGAGTGCGTCAACCCCCGCTGA
- a CDS encoding tripartite tricarboxylate transporter permease — MTTPLMFMLVGTYSVNNSLLDLVVLVVMGVVGYVLRKLEFDVAPMILALVLGPMLEKTFQQSLFMSRGDLFVFVQRPISAVLLLLLFAMLLAPFVAWRRALRRPFALAGPTR; from the coding sequence GTGACCACGCCCTTGATGTTCATGCTCGTCGGCACATACAGCGTGAACAACAGCCTGCTCGACCTAGTCGTGCTCGTGGTCATGGGGGTCGTCGGGTATGTGCTGCGGAAACTCGAGTTCGACGTGGCGCCGATGATCCTGGCGCTGGTCCTCGGGCCGATGCTCGAGAAGACCTTCCAGCAGAGCCTCTTCATGAGCCGGGGCGACCTCTTCGTGTTCGTTCAGCGCCCGATCAGCGCCGTGCTGCTCCTGCTCCTCTTCGCGATGCTCCTCGCGCCGTTCGTGGCCTGGCGCCGCGCGCTCCGGCGCCCGTTCGCGCTGGCCGGTCCAACGCGCTGA
- a CDS encoding DUF126 domain-containing protein, which produces MKGERRVIVLRGHPGPGRAVAGRALVSTEAFGVRYDLDRETGIISRAGHAIYGQSLAGKILVFSGVKGGMAAGWALADLAHRGLAPLALIFRRSNPVMVQGAIFAGIPILDGLEPDPVATVVTGDYVELDPATGTVTVYKESET; this is translated from the coding sequence ATGAAGGGTGAACGACGGGTCATCGTTCTCCGCGGCCACCCCGGTCCCGGCCGGGCAGTAGCAGGCCGCGCGCTAGTCTCGACGGAGGCTTTCGGCGTCCGTTACGACCTCGATCGGGAAACCGGCATCATCTCCCGCGCCGGGCACGCGATCTACGGGCAGAGCCTAGCGGGCAAGATCCTCGTGTTCTCGGGCGTCAAGGGTGGCATGGCCGCGGGATGGGCGCTGGCGGACTTGGCCCACCGCGGCCTCGCCCCGCTCGCCCTGATCTTCCGGCGGAGCAACCCTGTCATGGTGCAGGGGGCCATCTTCGCCGGCATCCCCATCCTGGACGGACTCGAGCCGGATCCGGTGGCAACCGTCGTGACCGGCGATTACGTCGAGCTGGATCCAGCCACCGGAACCGTGACCGTGTACAAAGAGTCCGAGACGTAG
- a CDS encoding aconitase X catalytic domain-containing protein — protein sequence MELTREEERMLNGDCGEPCRWALSLQVETGKFFGATRMLSVRSAHMMADIEILGPSGVAFLERLMEQGARARVLATLNPGSVDFAAAERLRQDPAMVEFERKVIALCRKMGFIALGSCVLYQTAYQPHRGEHLAWGDTGTVIWANSVIGARSNFESGPAALAAALTGRVPDYGFHRDECRAGTVLVDVTTELADLADWGALGALIGRQLTDYWAVPVISVLNRSPLPDELKHFGAALAAWGSIAMFHMPPITTEARTVAEAFGGRTPERTIRVGAEEIDGVYRWYVPDRREVDLVVFSAPQLSVFELRMLAELLDGRTVHENTRLIVTTDAMARAAGERLGYVDAIERAGGLVLDGTCFYHMAIGDMRRTFGWRSVLTNSAKLANIVPSYQYQPILRRTATCIEAAVQGRLAE from the coding sequence ATGGAGTTGACCCGCGAAGAGGAGCGGATGCTAAACGGGGACTGCGGTGAGCCGTGCCGATGGGCCCTGAGCCTCCAGGTGGAGACCGGGAAGTTCTTCGGGGCGACCCGGATGCTTTCCGTCCGCTCGGCGCACATGATGGCCGACATCGAGATTCTCGGCCCCTCCGGGGTCGCCTTCCTGGAGCGGCTCATGGAGCAGGGAGCCCGAGCGCGCGTCCTGGCCACCCTGAACCCTGGCTCGGTGGACTTCGCGGCGGCCGAGCGGCTCCGCCAGGACCCTGCGATGGTGGAGTTCGAGCGCAAGGTGATCGCGCTCTGCCGGAAGATGGGATTCATCGCGCTTGGCAGCTGCGTACTCTACCAAACGGCCTACCAGCCGCACCGAGGGGAGCATTTGGCCTGGGGCGATACCGGGACGGTGATCTGGGCGAACTCGGTAATCGGCGCTCGGAGCAACTTCGAGAGCGGGCCGGCCGCACTGGCGGCGGCCCTCACCGGACGCGTTCCCGACTACGGCTTTCACCGGGACGAATGCCGGGCCGGCACAGTGCTGGTGGACGTCACGACCGAGCTAGCGGATCTTGCCGACTGGGGGGCCCTTGGCGCGCTGATCGGGCGGCAGTTGACGGACTACTGGGCGGTGCCCGTCATCTCCGTTTTGAACCGGTCCCCCCTGCCGGACGAGCTGAAGCATTTCGGGGCGGCGCTCGCGGCCTGGGGATCGATCGCCATGTTCCACATGCCACCCATCACCACAGAGGCGCGCACCGTGGCCGAAGCCTTCGGCGGGCGAACGCCCGAGCGGACGATCCGGGTCGGCGCGGAGGAGATCGATGGAGTATATCGCTGGTACGTCCCGGATCGCCGCGAGGTGGATCTGGTAGTCTTCTCGGCCCCGCAACTTTCCGTCTTCGAGCTTCGCATGCTGGCGGAGCTGCTCGATGGACGCACGGTGCACGAGAACACGCGCCTGATCGTGACCACCGACGCCATGGCGCGTGCGGCGGGCGAGCGGCTGGGTTACGTTGACGCCATCGAGCGGGCCGGCGGGCTGGTGCTCGACGGCACGTGTTTCTACCACATGGCTATCGGCGACATGCGGAGAACGTTCGGCTGGCGGAGCGTGCTCACCAACTCCGCCAAGCTCGCGAACATCGTCCCGAGCTACCAGTACCAGCCGATCCTGCGCCGCACGGCGACCTGCATCGAGGCAGCCGTCCAGGGGCGATTGGCGGAATGA
- a CDS encoding NAD(P)-binding domain-containing protein: MVRRVGFIGLGIMGRPMARNLLKAGFELIVHNRSQGPVQALIAEGVRAATSPRAVAKQVECLITMLPDSPDVEPVALGPNGIIEGAHPGLIFIDMSTISSLASQRIARALDAKGVRMLDAPVSGGEKGAIEGRSPSWWAATRLSSSRCSQSFRF; encoded by the coding sequence ATGGTGAGACGGGTCGGGTTCATCGGGCTCGGGATCATGGGGCGTCCGATGGCGCGGAACCTCCTGAAGGCCGGCTTCGAGCTCATCGTGCACAACCGGAGCCAGGGGCCGGTCCAGGCGTTGATCGCCGAAGGCGTGCGGGCCGCGACCTCGCCCAGGGCCGTCGCCAAGCAGGTAGAATGCCTGATCACGATGCTCCCCGACTCCCCCGATGTCGAACCGGTGGCCCTCGGGCCGAATGGGATCATCGAGGGCGCTCACCCCGGCCTCATCTTTATCGACATGTCCACCATCTCGTCGCTTGCCTCTCAACGGATCGCCCGGGCGCTTGACGCGAAGGGTGTCCGGATGCTGGACGCTCCCGTCTCGGGAGGGGAGAAAGGCGCCATCGAAGGACGCTCTCCATCATGGTGGGCGGCGACAAGGCTGTCTTCGAGCAGGTGTTCCCAGTCCTTCAGGTTCTAG
- a CDS encoding alpha/beta fold hydrolase produces the protein MRIRLSRNARLVRFPASDAVQLEGRLTPAERDRAVVLCHPHPLYGGSMLTPVIMTAEQAFQDAGYTTLAFNFRGVGGSEGSHDEGRAEVADVAGALDFLQEALGGIPSTQVVAGYSFGSMVGGRLAATDPRVSGYLAIAPPLNRYDFAFLRTASCRIAVIAGSRDDFCDPDRLERLITALLAPPWVRLLDTDHFFQGTLEDLAAACRDAVRWLHGETTRT, from the coding sequence ATGCGGATCCGGCTGTCGCGGAACGCGCGGCTCGTTCGCTTCCCCGCCTCGGACGCCGTGCAGCTCGAGGGGCGCCTGACGCCGGCGGAGCGCGACCGCGCCGTGGTGCTCTGTCACCCGCATCCGCTCTACGGCGGGTCGATGCTCACGCCCGTGATCATGACGGCGGAGCAGGCCTTTCAGGACGCCGGGTACACGACCCTCGCGTTCAACTTTCGGGGCGTGGGCGGGAGCGAAGGCTCGCACGACGAAGGGCGGGCGGAGGTCGCCGACGTCGCGGGGGCCCTCGACTTCCTCCAGGAGGCGCTGGGCGGCATTCCCTCGACGCAGGTGGTGGCGGGGTACTCCTTCGGCAGCATGGTCGGCGGCCGGCTGGCAGCCACCGACCCGCGGGTCTCCGGTTACCTGGCGATCGCCCCGCCCCTGAACCGCTACGACTTCGCGTTCCTGCGCACGGCCTCCTGCCGGATCGCCGTGATCGCAGGGAGCCGGGACGACTTCTGCGATCCCGATCGGCTCGAGAGGCTCATCACCGCCCTGCTCGCCCCGCCCTGGGTGCGACTGCTCGACACCGATCACTTCTTTCAGGGGACGCTGGAGGATCTCGCGGCGGCGTGCCGGGACGCCGTCCGGTGGCTTCACGGGGAGACGACGCGGACCTGA
- a CDS encoding LON peptidase substrate-binding domain-containing protein gives MSLRVPIFPLPNTVFFPHTTLPLHIFEPRYRQMVADRVAGDKCLAVVLLKPGWEADYYGRPPVCRVAGAGEITQWERLPDGRYNILLRGTGRIVIEGEVRAEKLYRIAAARWLEDAYPAGGERELAPQLEPLRLAFGQLLSGLSRPIPKLLDVLTDRDSPAAVVDRIAAAVVGEAELRQRLLEEPNVEARIGEVTRYLRTLLAARGERDPRWQAKWN, from the coding sequence GTGAGCCTCCGTGTTCCCATCTTCCCCCTCCCCAACACGGTCTTCTTCCCGCACACGACCCTGCCGCTTCACATCTTCGAGCCACGCTACCGTCAGATGGTGGCGGACCGCGTGGCCGGCGACAAATGCCTCGCCGTGGTCCTGCTCAAGCCGGGCTGGGAAGCAGACTACTACGGGCGGCCCCCGGTCTGCCGCGTCGCCGGCGCCGGGGAGATCACGCAGTGGGAGAGGCTCCCGGACGGCCGCTACAACATCCTCCTGCGCGGAACCGGCCGGATCGTCATCGAGGGCGAGGTCCGGGCGGAGAAGCTCTACCGGATCGCCGCCGCGCGCTGGCTCGAGGACGCCTATCCCGCCGGGGGTGAGCGGGAGCTCGCGCCCCAGCTGGAACCCCTGCGGCTCGCCTTCGGCCAGCTCCTCAGCGGGCTCTCTCGACCGATCCCGAAGCTCCTCGACGTCCTGACCGACCGCGACAGCCCAGCCGCCGTCGTGGACCGGATCGCCGCCGCAGTGGTCGGCGAGGCGGAGCTGCGGCAGCGTCTCCTCGAGGAGCCGAACGTCGAGGCGCGGATCGGCGAGGTAACGCGCTACCTGAGGACGCTCCTCGCCGCGCGCGGGGAGCGCGACCCGCGCTGGCAGGCGAAGTGGAACTGA